In Mercenaria mercenaria strain notata chromosome 14, MADL_Memer_1, whole genome shotgun sequence, the following are encoded in one genomic region:
- the LOC123528106 gene encoding sex peptide receptor-like — protein sequence MSTPPDGALPAVALPLVFTHSSSAYTNDASCIVDNDSFTEILNEDFDSYVMTPWSWNKDDNGSDKMYLLPIAFATVVMNVLVIITFVREKMTSALDVILIGISVSDTLTVLIPCAATMFMYFDGVFPDYISFDNCMLWGYLTKYLPTITHNASIWLTLVLAYDRYVAISRPFLIRRLCLPRTSVFVIVIVYIFATLGHICRFIDTKYVPVKIVSASYLDNITALQYNISDRSATVTDITNSTGLYEMESLCNNADGIETCRAVYTPIFENFKYYEFCYYWFVILFVKFIPCTCMIIFDTLMLKSLRHAEHIRHITSTKNQYRVQSSQSRVKYYESRRMTIIVIIAIIIVIIVELPIGIILIFWTLSEIHDQEFITERDLNMLSRLANIIVSVSYPIILLLYCCISARFRAAFARLCCCVRNKCSRFIADNGDPSDV from the exons ATGTCGACGCCACCAGATGGCGCACTACCGGCCGTCGCTCTGCCGCTCGTGTTTACACATTCTTCCAGTGCATACACAAACGATGCCAGTTGTATCGTTGACAATGATTCGTTTACAG AAATTCTTAACGAAGACTTTGACTCCTATGTGATGACGCCGTGGTCTTGGAACAAAGACGATAACGGAAGCGATAAAATGTATCTTCTGCCAATAGCTTTTGCTACCGTGGTGATGAACGTACTTGTTATAATAACTTTTGTACGAGAGAAAATGACGTCAGCCCTTGACGTCATTCTGATTGGAATATCAGTGTCGGATACTTTAACAGTTTTGATTCCTTGTGCTGCGACAATGTTTATGTATTTCGACGGTGTATTTCCTGACtatatttcatttgataattgTATGCTTTGGGGCTATCTTACAAAGTACCTACCGACAATCACCCACAATGCATCTATCTGGTTGACGCTTGTTCTTGCATATGACAGATACGTCGCCATAAGTCGTCCCTTTCTTATTAGACGACTGTGCTTACCTCGAACAAGCGTTTTCGTGATCGTGATTGTTTACATCTTTGCAACACTTGGACATATTTGTAGATTTATTGACACCAAATATGTTCCTGTGAAAATTGTTTCTGCATCATATTTAGATAATATAACAGCATTACAATATAATATTAGTGACAGAAGCGCAACCGTTACAGACATTACAAATAGCACAGGTTTATATGAAATGGAATCACTTTGCAATAACGCAGATGGAATTGAAACATGTAGAGCTGTGTATACGCCGATAttcgaaaattttaaatattacgAATTCTGTTATTATTGGTTTGTGatattgtttgtaaaatttattccATGTACATGTATGATAATATTTGACACTCTAATGTTGAAAAGTTTACGTCATGCGGAACATATTCGACACATAACATCAACCAAAAATCAGTATCGTGTTCAGTCGTCTCAAAGCAGAGTGAAATACTACGAAAGCAGACGAATGACAATCATTGTCATTATCGCTATCATAATCGTCATAATTGTCGAACTTCCGATTGGAATTATTCTCATATTTTGGACCTTGTCGGAAATCCACGACCAAGAATTCATCACCGAGAGAGATTTGAACATGTTAAGTAGACTAGCAAATATTATAGTTTCCGTCAGTTATCCAATTATACTTCTGTTATACTGCTGTATAAGTGCGCGATTCAGAGCCGCCTTTGCTCGCCTCTGCTGTTGTGTACGAAACAAATGCTCCCGTTTTATCGCCGACAACGGCGATCCGTCAGatgtttga